A stretch of Janibacter endophyticus DNA encodes these proteins:
- the pgsA gene encoding phosphatidylinositol phosphate synthase — MLNKYARAFFTKVFTPIARLLLRLGISPDAVTVVGTLGVCFGALFFFPRGELLVGVLVITGFVFSDTLDGIMARLQGRQGVWGAYLDSTLDRFGDAAVFGGLAIWFFTGGEDLLTANLALACLILGSLVSYARARAEGVGLRADVGIAERADRLVSTLVTTGFVGLGLPVVVLTVVLALLAVASAVTVLQRVLTVRRQALALAPQD, encoded by the coding sequence ATGCTCAACAAGTACGCACGTGCCTTTTTCACCAAGGTCTTCACCCCGATCGCCCGGCTGCTCCTGCGCCTCGGGATCTCACCCGACGCCGTGACCGTCGTCGGGACCCTCGGCGTGTGCTTCGGTGCCCTCTTCTTCTTCCCCCGCGGCGAGCTGCTCGTCGGTGTCCTCGTCATCACCGGCTTCGTCTTCTCCGACACGCTCGACGGGATCATGGCGCGGCTGCAGGGGCGCCAGGGCGTGTGGGGCGCCTACCTCGACTCGACCCTCGACCGCTTCGGCGACGCCGCGGTCTTCGGCGGGCTGGCGATCTGGTTCTTCACCGGGGGAGAGGACCTGCTGACCGCCAACCTCGCGCTCGCCTGCCTCATCCTCGGCAGCCTCGTCTCCTACGCGCGCGCCCGCGCCGAGGGCGTGGGGCTGCGCGCCGACGTCGGCATCGCCGAGCGGGCCGACCGGCTCGTGAGCACGCTCGTGACGACCGGCTTCGTCGGGCTCGGTCTGCCCGTAGTCGTGCTCACCGTCGTCCTCGCACTGCTCGCGGTGGCCAGCGCCGTGACCGTGCTGCAGCGCGTGCTCACGGTGCGCCGCCAGGCCCTCGCCCTCGCACCCCAGGACTGA
- the thrS gene encoding threonine--tRNA ligase gives MPAQLTVNVAGSERTVDAGTTAADLFGDDRAVLVARVNGELRDLAHVLADADVVEPVTAQEQDGLDVLRHSAAHVLAQAVQQAHPDARLGIGPPIRDGFYYDFDVAEPFTPEDLKALEKAMQRIINEGQTFVRREIEDEAALAELKDEPYKCELIGLKGGSAEDAAEGAGVEVGGAQLTIYDNVRRDGSVAWGDLCRGPHVPSTKVLGNAYKIMRSAAAYWRGSEKNPQLQRIYGTAWPSKDELKAYLDRLAEAERRDHRKLGRELDLFSFPDEIGSGLPVFHPRGGVIKRVMEDYVRQRHIEEGFQYVGTPHIAKEGLFHTSGHLPYYGEGMFDPFDVDGMDYRLKAMNCPMHNLIYRSRQRSYRDLPLRYFEFGHVYRHEKSGVIHGLTRVRGFAQDDSHSYVTKEQAPAEIKHLLDFVLGLLRDFGLDDFYLELSTRDESGDKKDKFIGSDEDWAEATKVLEDVCVASGLELVADPGGAAYYGPKVSVQARDAIGRTWQMSTIQYDFNQPSADRFNLEYQAADGSRQQPVMIHSAKFGSIERFIGVLVEHYAGAFPVWLSPVQALGVPVAEDFEPYLQGVLDQFAAAGVRVEMDSTDDRFPKKIRNASRSKVPFTLIAGAEDMEAGAVSFRYRDGSQENGVPVAEAIAKIVEAIETRAQV, from the coding sequence GTGCCTGCCCAGCTCACCGTGAACGTCGCCGGAAGCGAGCGAACGGTCGACGCGGGCACCACGGCCGCCGACCTCTTCGGCGACGACCGGGCGGTCCTCGTCGCGCGTGTCAACGGCGAGCTGCGCGACCTCGCGCACGTCCTTGCCGACGCCGACGTCGTCGAGCCGGTGACGGCCCAGGAGCAGGACGGCCTGGACGTCCTGCGGCACAGCGCCGCCCACGTCCTCGCCCAGGCAGTCCAGCAGGCCCACCCCGACGCCAGGCTCGGCATCGGCCCGCCGATCCGGGACGGCTTCTACTACGACTTCGACGTGGCCGAGCCCTTCACCCCCGAGGACCTCAAGGCGCTCGAGAAGGCGATGCAGCGGATCATCAACGAGGGCCAGACCTTCGTGCGACGCGAGATCGAGGACGAGGCGGCGCTCGCGGAGCTCAAGGACGAGCCGTACAAGTGCGAGCTCATCGGCCTCAAGGGCGGCTCCGCAGAGGATGCCGCAGAAGGGGCGGGCGTCGAGGTCGGCGGCGCCCAGCTGACGATCTACGACAACGTCCGTCGCGACGGCTCGGTCGCCTGGGGCGACCTGTGCCGCGGCCCGCACGTCCCGAGCACGAAGGTCCTCGGCAACGCGTACAAGATCATGCGCAGCGCCGCCGCCTACTGGCGCGGGTCGGAGAAGAACCCGCAGCTGCAGCGGATCTACGGCACGGCCTGGCCGTCCAAGGACGAGCTCAAGGCCTACCTCGACCGGCTCGCCGAGGCCGAGCGCCGCGACCACCGCAAGCTCGGCCGCGAGCTCGATCTCTTCTCCTTCCCCGACGAGATCGGCTCCGGGCTGCCCGTCTTCCACCCCAGGGGCGGCGTCATCAAGCGCGTCATGGAGGACTACGTCCGGCAGCGGCACATCGAGGAGGGCTTCCAGTACGTCGGGACCCCGCACATCGCCAAGGAGGGCCTCTTCCACACCTCGGGCCACCTCCCGTACTACGGCGAGGGGATGTTCGACCCCTTCGACGTCGACGGCATGGACTACCGCCTCAAGGCGATGAACTGCCCGATGCACAACCTCATCTACCGCAGCCGGCAGCGGTCCTACCGTGACCTGCCGCTGCGCTACTTCGAGTTCGGCCACGTCTACCGGCACGAGAAGTCCGGTGTGATCCACGGGCTGACCCGGGTGCGTGGCTTCGCCCAGGACGACAGCCACTCCTACGTCACCAAGGAGCAGGCACCGGCGGAGATCAAGCACCTCCTCGACTTCGTCCTCGGGCTGCTCCGCGACTTCGGGCTCGACGACTTCTACCTCGAGCTCTCCACGCGGGACGAGAGCGGCGACAAGAAGGACAAGTTCATCGGCTCCGACGAGGACTGGGCCGAGGCGACGAAGGTCCTCGAGGACGTCTGCGTCGCCTCCGGTCTCGAGCTCGTCGCCGACCCCGGCGGTGCCGCCTACTACGGGCCGAAGGTCTCCGTCCAGGCGCGTGACGCCATCGGCCGGACCTGGCAGATGAGCACGATCCAGTACGACTTCAACCAGCCCTCCGCAGACCGCTTCAACCTCGAGTACCAGGCGGCCGACGGCTCGCGGCAGCAGCCGGTGATGATCCACTCGGCGAAGTTCGGCTCGATCGAGCGCTTCATCGGCGTCCTCGTCGAGCACTACGCCGGCGCCTTCCCGGTATGGCTCTCGCCCGTCCAGGCGCTCGGTGTGCCGGTGGCCGAGGACTTCGAGCCCTACCTCCAGGGCGTCCTCGACCAGTTCGCCGCGGCGGGCGTGCGGGTCGAGATGGACAGCACCGACGACCGGTTCCCGAAGAAGATCCGCAACGCGAGCAGGTCCAAGGTTCCCTTCACCCTCATCGCCGGTGCCGAGGACATGGAGGCCGGCGCGGTCTCCTTCCGCTACCGCGACGGCTCGCAGGAGAACGGCGTGCCGGTCGCGGAGGCGATCGCGAAGATCGTCGAGGCGATCGAGACCCGCGCCCAGGTCTGA
- a CDS encoding HIT family protein, whose amino-acid sequence MSEPTADQLPTEDGRALAGVPDGFDRLWTPHRMAYVTGERPSKDAGDGCPFCVAPGRPDEESLVVARGEHCFVVMNLFPYNAGHVLVCPYRHVSLYVDLTDEETLEFTAMTKTAIRVLQETSGPHGFNLGMNQGEVAGAGVAAHLHQHVIPRWGGDMNFLPIVAQTKAIPVLLEDARRSLAQAWPTA is encoded by the coding sequence ATGAGCGAGCCCACCGCAGACCAGCTGCCGACCGAGGACGGTCGGGCGCTCGCCGGGGTGCCCGACGGCTTCGACCGGCTGTGGACCCCCCACCGCATGGCGTACGTGACGGGGGAGAGGCCGAGCAAGGACGCGGGGGACGGGTGCCCCTTCTGTGTCGCGCCGGGTCGGCCCGACGAGGAGAGCCTCGTCGTGGCGCGCGGCGAGCACTGCTTCGTCGTGATGAACCTCTTCCCGTACAACGCCGGTCACGTGCTCGTCTGCCCGTACCGTCACGTCTCGCTCTACGTCGACCTCACCGACGAGGAGACCCTCGAGTTCACCGCGATGACGAAGACGGCGATCCGGGTGCTCCAGGAGACCTCCGGCCCGCACGGCTTCAACCTCGGGATGAACCAGGGCGAGGTCGCCGGCGCCGGGGTTGCCGCGCACCTGCACCAGCACGTCATCCCGCGCTGGGGCGGGGACATGAACTTCCTGCCGATCGTCGCGCAGACCAAGGCGATCCCCGTCCTCCTCGAGGACGCCCGCCGGAGCCTCGCGCAGGCCTGGCCCACCGCCTGA
- a CDS encoding glycosyltransferase family 4 protein, protein MRIGLVSPYSFDVPGGVQFHIRDLARHLIAHGHQASVLAPAEEGTPLPDYVTSAGRAVPIRYNGSVARLNFGPLVANRVSRWISDGDFDLLHIHEPVTPSVGILALWASTQPVVATFHTSNLRSRAMQAAYPLLRPSLEKISGRIAVSEDARRTVTTHLGGDAVVIPNGVDTAFFAQARPRAAWQGTAERPTIGFLGRIDEPRKGLPVLAEAMRAVLREIPGARLLVVGPGSVQAAEARLPEDVAAATEILGPLSDEDKATFLASVDVYVAPHTGGESFGIVLVEAMAAGAPVLASDLPAFVRVLDGGQAGASFRTEQTDDLADQLVTLLRDDDRRAELTARGRRRAATFDWDVVAREIIAVYETVLDARTLRDVSAPRRRESR, encoded by the coding sequence ATGAGGATCGGTCTGGTCAGCCCGTACTCCTTCGACGTGCCGGGCGGCGTCCAGTTCCACATCCGTGACCTCGCCAGGCACCTCATCGCCCACGGCCACCAGGCCTCGGTCCTGGCACCCGCCGAGGAGGGCACGCCCCTGCCCGACTACGTGACCTCCGCCGGGCGCGCCGTCCCGATCCGCTACAACGGCTCCGTCGCGCGGCTCAACTTCGGCCCGCTCGTCGCCAACCGGGTCTCCCGCTGGATCTCCGACGGCGACTTCGACCTGCTCCACATCCACGAGCCGGTGACCCCGAGCGTCGGCATCCTCGCGCTCTGGGCCTCGACCCAGCCCGTCGTCGCGACCTTCCACACCTCCAACCTGCGCTCCCGGGCGATGCAGGCCGCCTACCCGCTGCTGCGCCCCTCGCTGGAGAAGATCAGCGGCCGGATCGCGGTCTCCGAGGACGCCCGGCGCACGGTGACGACGCACCTCGGCGGCGACGCCGTCGTCATCCCCAACGGCGTCGACACGGCGTTCTTCGCGCAGGCCCGCCCGCGAGCCGCTTGGCAGGGCACCGCGGAGCGGCCGACGATCGGCTTCCTCGGCCGGATCGACGAGCCGCGCAAGGGGCTGCCGGTCCTCGCCGAGGCGATGCGCGCTGTCCTGCGTGAGATCCCGGGCGCCCGTCTCCTCGTCGTCGGCCCCGGGTCCGTCCAGGCCGCCGAGGCGCGGCTCCCGGAGGACGTCGCGGCGGCGACGGAGATCCTCGGCCCGCTGAGCGACGAGGACAAGGCCACCTTCCTCGCCTCGGTCGACGTCTACGTCGCGCCGCACACCGGCGGCGAGAGCTTCGGGATCGTCCTCGTCGAGGCGATGGCGGCCGGCGCGCCGGTGCTCGCGAGCGACCTGCCGGCCTTCGTCCGGGTCCTCGACGGCGGGCAGGCCGGTGCCAGCTTCCGCACCGAGCAGACCGACGACCTCGCCGACCAGCTCGTCACGCTGCTGCGCGACGACGACCGGCGCGCAGAGCTCACCGCCCGGGGCCGGCGTCGCGCCGCGACCTTCGACTGGGACGTCGTCGCGCGGGAGATCATCGCGGTCTACGAGACGGTCCTCGACGCGCGCACGCTGCGCGACGTGTCGGCCCCGCGCCGGAGGGAGAGCCGATGA
- a CDS encoding GNAT family N-acetyltransferase yields MDARIRPVERRDAFSLAALRIQHDRELGRPPRPGFITEYADAFLAEIDDHRGWIAEEADGNPVGCLLALRVRKLPTLMAPGRPEWWYVQSVFVCTDRRRQGIGAALLTEVRRAARDEGVRWLELRSSDAGRPLFEHGGFTTPSPRLMQWTP; encoded by the coding sequence ATGGACGCCCGTATCCGGCCCGTCGAGCGCCGCGACGCCTTCTCCCTGGCGGCGCTGCGGATCCAGCACGACCGAGAGCTCGGGCGCCCGCCGCGGCCGGGGTTCATCACCGAGTACGCCGACGCCTTCCTCGCCGAGATCGACGACCACCGAGGGTGGATCGCGGAGGAGGCCGACGGCAACCCGGTCGGCTGCCTGCTGGCGCTGCGGGTCCGCAAGCTCCCGACCCTCATGGCGCCGGGTCGGCCGGAGTGGTGGTACGTCCAGTCCGTCTTCGTCTGCACCGACCGGAGGCGTCAAGGCATCGGCGCGGCCCTGCTCACCGAGGTCAGGCGGGCCGCCCGGGACGAAGGGGTGCGATGGCTGGAGCTGCGCAGCAGCGACGCCGGACGGCCGCTCTTCGAGCACGGTGGCTTCACCACCCCTTCGCCCCGTCTCATGCAGTGGACCCCGTGA
- a CDS encoding phosphatidylinositol mannoside acyltransferase codes for MRGLHRFQQRLTVLAFRAAWALLRMVPAPVAYALFDAVAGLVHRRGGPSVARLRSNYARLRPDLDDAALDRLTGEGVRRAFRYYVEAFRLPALSTDEVDDLVEVVGAEHFDAELDAGRPVLAFLGHTGNWDLAGAWCARRFGHVVTVAERLEPEEMFRAFLDFREGLGMTIHPVERGTYQRLVDHLREGRPYVMPLLADRDLSASGVEVDLAGRPARVAAGPAALAVETGVALFPVSMRHLRRGRHRWGMQITIHPAVPVATAGTRAQRVAATTQACVDVLGAAIVEHPEDWHMMQRVFVADLDPERLARPEEAA; via the coding sequence GTGCGGGGTCTCCACCGCTTCCAGCAGCGGCTCACGGTGCTGGCCTTCCGGGCCGCCTGGGCGCTCCTGCGCATGGTGCCCGCACCCGTGGCGTACGCGCTCTTCGACGCGGTGGCCGGGCTCGTCCACCGGCGGGGTGGCCCCTCCGTGGCGCGGCTGCGCAGCAACTACGCGCGGCTGCGGCCGGACCTCGACGACGCAGCCCTCGACCGGCTGACGGGCGAAGGGGTCCGCCGCGCCTTCCGCTACTACGTCGAGGCCTTCCGTCTGCCGGCCCTGTCGACGGACGAGGTCGACGACCTCGTCGAGGTCGTGGGGGCCGAGCACTTCGACGCCGAGCTCGATGCGGGGCGACCCGTGCTCGCCTTCCTCGGACACACGGGCAACTGGGACCTCGCGGGCGCGTGGTGCGCGCGCCGCTTCGGCCACGTCGTGACGGTCGCCGAGCGGCTCGAGCCGGAGGAGATGTTCCGCGCCTTCCTCGACTTCCGCGAGGGTCTCGGCATGACGATCCACCCCGTCGAGCGGGGGACCTACCAGCGGCTCGTCGACCACCTGCGGGAGGGCCGCCCCTACGTCATGCCGCTGCTCGCCGACCGTGACCTCTCGGCCTCGGGTGTCGAGGTCGACCTCGCCGGCCGCCCCGCCCGCGTGGCCGCGGGACCGGCAGCCCTGGCCGTCGAGACCGGCGTCGCCCTCTTCCCCGTGTCGATGCGCCACCTGCGTCGTGGACGCCACCGCTGGGGGATGCAGATCACGATCCACCCGGCGGTGCCCGTGGCGACCGCGGGGACCCGGGCTCAGCGGGTGGCCGCCACGACCCAGGCCTGCGTCGACGTCCTGGGCGCCGCGATCGTCGAGCACCCCGAGGACTGGCACATGATGCAGCGGGTCTTCGTCGCCGACCTCGACCCGGAGCGGCTCGCCCGGCCCGAGGAGGCGGCATGA
- a CDS encoding YebC/PmpR family DNA-binding transcriptional regulator, with amino-acid sequence MAGHSKWATTKHKKAAIDAKRGKLFAKLIKNIEVAARTGGGDPSGNPTLYDAIQKAKKSSVPNTNIDNAVKRGSGATAGGADWETIVYEGYAPGGVALFIECLTDNRNRAATEVRTALTRNGGQLADPGSVAYVFDRKGVVIVPKEQETGAGSALDEDSLLEVVLEAGAEEVNDHGEAWQIVSEATDFVAVRTALQEAGIDYDSAEASWVPNLQVPLDADGARKMIRVVEALEDSDDVQDVYANGDISDEVLAELEAED; translated from the coding sequence GTGGCTGGCCACTCCAAGTGGGCGACGACCAAGCACAAGAAGGCGGCGATCGACGCCAAGCGCGGCAAGCTCTTCGCCAAGCTCATCAAGAACATCGAGGTCGCGGCGCGCACCGGCGGGGGTGACCCGTCCGGCAACCCGACGCTCTACGACGCCATCCAGAAGGCGAAGAAGTCCTCGGTCCCGAACACGAACATCGACAACGCCGTCAAGCGCGGCTCCGGCGCCACCGCCGGGGGCGCCGACTGGGAGACGATCGTCTACGAGGGCTACGCCCCGGGCGGGGTGGCCCTCTTCATCGAGTGCCTCACCGACAACCGCAACCGCGCCGCCACGGAGGTCCGCACCGCCCTGACCCGCAACGGTGGGCAGCTCGCCGACCCCGGCTCGGTCGCCTACGTCTTCGACCGCAAGGGCGTCGTCATCGTGCCCAAGGAGCAGGAGACCGGCGCCGGCAGCGCGCTCGACGAGGACTCCCTCCTCGAGGTCGTCCTCGAGGCGGGCGCCGAGGAGGTCAACGACCACGGCGAGGCCTGGCAGATCGTCTCGGAGGCCACCGACTTCGTCGCGGTCCGCACGGCGCTGCAGGAGGCCGGGATCGACTACGACTCCGCCGAGGCCTCGTGGGTGCCGAACCTCCAGGTGCCGCTCGACGCCGACGGTGCCCGCAAGATGATCCGGGTCGTCGAGGCGCTCGAGGACAGCGACGACGTCCAGGACGTCTACGCCAACGGTGACATCTCCGACGAGGTCCTCGCCGAGCTCGAGGCCGAGGACTGA
- a CDS encoding FUSC family protein: protein MDPAAPEAHHEAWHRRLRNDVVSPLTAGVRGLRSGDPEARSGLLLIVKAAVAGTLAWVFADRIVGSPTPSYAPMAAMLVVERTIARSVSGSVRRLVAVLLGMGLAAAIGLTLGLSWWTMLLALLIGMTISRAPILGDHATMVPIMALLSLLTAGGTDEDFTIITLLETLGGGIIGITVNAALMPPALVQTSQDEVRRVATDAYTLLADMGRGLTTEWDASDAQGWVERSQRLADEAPVVLAAVDLGQESTLMHPQRAVREVEADWAGYRASVRTLRAVQHNIAGIAATLAEVRDRDNPLDPPSAGYLGSFGELLLDLARSLAILERTDDDASDELSGVISDLHHRLASLAEDVREDGVGVFAYGAMLVDAVRMVRLVDESRPELALPAGSLPDEDLEVGPGPDGG from the coding sequence ATGGACCCCGCAGCACCCGAGGCGCACCACGAGGCCTGGCACCGGCGCCTGCGCAACGACGTCGTCAGCCCGCTCACGGCGGGTGTGCGAGGTCTGCGGTCCGGGGACCCCGAGGCCCGCTCAGGGCTGCTCCTCATCGTCAAGGCAGCGGTCGCCGGAACCCTCGCCTGGGTCTTTGCCGACCGCATCGTCGGCTCGCCGACCCCCAGCTACGCCCCCATGGCCGCGATGCTCGTCGTCGAGCGGACGATCGCCCGGTCGGTCAGCGGGAGCGTGCGCCGTCTCGTCGCCGTGCTCCTCGGGATGGGGCTGGCGGCGGCCATCGGCCTGACCCTGGGCCTGTCGTGGTGGACGATGCTGCTCGCCCTGCTCATCGGGATGACGATCTCGCGAGCGCCGATCCTCGGGGACCACGCGACGATGGTCCCGATCATGGCGCTGCTCTCCCTGCTCACGGCAGGCGGGACCGACGAGGACTTCACGATCATCACCCTGCTCGAGACTCTCGGCGGGGGGATCATCGGCATCACCGTCAATGCGGCTCTCATGCCGCCGGCCCTCGTCCAGACCTCGCAGGACGAGGTCCGCCGGGTCGCCACGGACGCGTACACGCTGCTCGCCGACATGGGCCGCGGACTGACGACCGAGTGGGACGCAAGCGACGCCCAGGGCTGGGTCGAGCGCAGCCAGCGGCTGGCTGACGAGGCCCCCGTCGTGCTCGCCGCGGTCGACCTCGGCCAGGAGAGCACCCTCATGCACCCGCAGCGCGCCGTGCGCGAGGTCGAGGCCGACTGGGCGGGCTACCGCGCCTCGGTGCGCACGCTGAGAGCCGTGCAGCACAACATCGCCGGGATCGCGGCCACTCTCGCCGAGGTGCGCGACCGCGACAACCCGCTCGATCCGCCGAGCGCGGGCTACCTGGGGTCCTTCGGCGAGCTGCTGCTGGACCTGGCCCGCAGCCTGGCGATCCTCGAGCGCACCGACGACGACGCGAGCGATGAGCTCAGTGGGGTCATCAGCGACCTCCACCACCGCCTGGCGTCCCTCGCCGAGGACGTCCGGGAGGACGGCGTCGGCGTCTTCGCATACGGCGCGATGCTCGTCGACGCCGTGCGGATGGTCCGGCTCGTCGACGAGAGCCGTCCGGAGCTCGCGCTGCCCGCGGGCAGCCTGCCGGACGAGGACCTCGAGGTGGGGCCGGGGCCGGACGGCGGATAG
- the fdhD gene encoding formate dehydrogenase accessory sulfurtransferase FdhD: protein MGRRTDRRLVTRYRGDEVDRRVDTLAVEEPLEIRVDGEPFTLTMRTPGDDVELAHGLLRAEGVITTREDVRTARFCTDTGTLNVLELALTVPGGVPLSSQRSLAAFGGCGLCGSTTVDAVTQRLGGQPVSGEGVSVAPSAIATALDGLKASQKIFARTGGTHGAAAATVDGEVLYAREDVGRHNAVDKVLGAVLLEDAPPPPLLVVSSRASFEIVAKAAVSRVPVLACVSAPSSLAVEAAEQLGVTLVAFARGDRLTVCTHGSRVATG from the coding sequence ATGGGACGACGCACCGACAGACGGCTCGTCACCCGCTACCGCGGTGACGAGGTCGACCGCCGGGTCGACACGCTCGCCGTCGAGGAGCCGCTGGAGATCCGGGTGGACGGCGAGCCCTTCACCCTGACGATGCGCACCCCGGGCGACGACGTCGAGCTGGCCCACGGGCTGCTCCGGGCCGAGGGGGTCATCACGACCCGCGAGGACGTCCGGACCGCCCGCTTCTGCACCGACACCGGGACGCTCAACGTGCTCGAGCTGGCGCTCACCGTCCCGGGCGGGGTGCCGCTGAGCAGCCAGCGCAGCCTCGCCGCCTTCGGCGGCTGCGGGCTCTGCGGGTCGACGACCGTCGACGCGGTGACCCAGCGGCTCGGCGGGCAGCCGGTGAGCGGCGAAGGGGTGAGCGTCGCCCCCTCGGCGATCGCGACGGCCCTCGACGGGCTCAAGGCCTCGCAGAAGATCTTCGCCCGCACCGGCGGCACGCACGGCGCTGCCGCCGCGACCGTGGACGGGGAGGTCCTCTACGCCCGTGAGGACGTCGGCCGGCACAACGCCGTCGACAAGGTGCTCGGGGCGGTCCTGCTCGAGGACGCGCCGCCTCCCCCGCTGCTCGTCGTCAGCTCACGGGCCAGCTTCGAGATCGTCGCGAAGGCCGCGGTGTCGCGGGTGCCGGTGCTGGCCTGCGTCTCGGCCCCGTCGAGCCTGGCCGTCGAGGCCGCGGAGCAGCTGGGTGTCACGCTCGTGGCCTTCGCGCGCGGAGACCGGCTCACGGTCTGCACGCACGGCAGCCGGGTCGCGACCGGCTGA
- a CDS encoding elongation factor G produces the protein MAVQQRKSHQVPVVEGAHQLRNVALVGPSGSGKSRLFEVLTGVRTRADQVDRSSALVAATAALPGTDLALTLLDTPGHPDFVGEVRAALRAADSALFVVSAADGVDASTRALWHECALTRTPRAVVVVQLDAESADYAATLAECQAVFGQGVQPLGIPVAGEGGALTQVVDLVLGEVHDYSRPEREVRPAREEHAVLFETYRSALIEGIIEESEDETLMERYLGGEEVDFETIEHALLTAVGRGSFFPVVPASAETGSGLHVVRHLVAAGLPSPESRPLPVATGTSGGSPRELTCSPDGPLAVEVVHTRSDPYVGHVSLVRVFSGTLLPSSAVHVSGHLDRLDPGQAMTRAGHDDDVRVGTVGLPRGDEVVEVERAVAGQVVVVTRLATAATTDTISSPEDPLLIEPWALPDALLPVALEPVTRADEDKLGTALREIAAEDSALRVERDPRTEQDVLWTTGVAHQDLVLARLKDRFGVDVRTAPVKVGLRETFVAPAAAQGRHVKQSGGHGQFAVCHLEVAPGEPGSGIVFTERVVGGAVPRGYIPSVEKGARAQLASGLLAGWPVVDVVVTLTDGKAHSVDSSDQAFQTAAGLALRELASAEVMTLLEPVDEVQIVVDSEHVGAVLTDLGGRRAQILGTDAEDDEGLRTRVDALVPQLELVDYPIALRSVAHGTAELRRSPHGYEPMPERLAAEHAGSG, from the coding sequence ATGGCCGTACAACAACGCAAGTCACACCAGGTGCCGGTCGTCGAAGGGGCCCACCAGCTGCGCAACGTCGCACTGGTGGGTCCTTCTGGTTCCGGCAAGTCCCGTCTCTTCGAGGTGCTCACCGGCGTGCGCACCCGGGCCGACCAGGTCGACCGGTCGAGCGCGCTCGTCGCCGCGACCGCGGCGCTGCCGGGCACCGATCTCGCCCTGACCCTGCTCGACACCCCCGGGCACCCCGACTTCGTCGGCGAGGTGCGGGCCGCCCTGCGTGCCGCGGACTCCGCGCTCTTCGTCGTCTCCGCCGCCGACGGTGTCGACGCGAGCACCCGCGCGCTCTGGCACGAGTGCGCGCTCACCCGGACGCCGCGCGCAGTCGTCGTCGTCCAGCTCGACGCCGAGAGCGCCGACTACGCGGCGACCCTCGCCGAGTGCCAGGCCGTCTTCGGCCAGGGCGTCCAGCCGCTCGGTATCCCCGTGGCGGGCGAAGGGGGTGCGCTCACCCAGGTGGTCGACCTCGTCCTCGGCGAGGTGCACGACTACTCGCGGCCCGAGCGGGAGGTCCGTCCAGCCCGGGAGGAGCACGCCGTCCTCTTCGAGACGTACCGCTCGGCGCTCATCGAGGGGATCATCGAGGAGTCCGAGGACGAGACCCTCATGGAGCGCTACCTCGGCGGCGAGGAGGTCGACTTCGAGACGATCGAGCACGCGCTGCTCACCGCGGTGGGCAGAGGCAGCTTCTTCCCCGTCGTCCCCGCCTCGGCCGAGACCGGGTCCGGCCTGCACGTCGTGCGGCACCTCGTCGCCGCGGGTCTCCCGTCGCCCGAGAGCCGGCCGCTGCCGGTCGCGACGGGCACCTCGGGCGGTTCGCCCCGCGAGCTGACGTGCTCCCCCGACGGGCCGCTCGCCGTCGAGGTCGTCCACACCCGCAGCGACCCCTACGTCGGGCACGTCTCCCTCGTGCGGGTCTTCTCCGGGACGCTGCTGCCGTCCTCCGCGGTGCACGTCTCCGGTCACCTCGACCGGCTCGACCCGGGCCAGGCCATGACTCGGGCGGGGCACGACGACGACGTGCGGGTGGGCACGGTCGGTCTGCCGCGCGGCGACGAGGTCGTCGAGGTCGAGCGCGCCGTGGCCGGCCAGGTCGTCGTCGTGACGCGGCTGGCCACGGCCGCGACGACCGACACGATCTCGTCCCCGGAGGACCCGCTGCTCATCGAGCCGTGGGCGCTGCCCGACGCGCTGCTGCCCGTCGCGCTCGAGCCGGTGACCCGGGCCGACGAGGACAAGCTGGGCACTGCCCTGCGCGAGATCGCCGCCGAGGACTCGGCGTTGCGGGTCGAGCGGGACCCACGCACCGAGCAGGACGTCCTGTGGACCACGGGCGTGGCCCACCAGGACCTCGTGCTGGCCCGTCTCAAGGACCGTTTCGGCGTCGACGTCCGCACCGCTCCGGTCAAGGTGGGCCTGCGCGAGACCTTCGTCGCGCCCGCCGCCGCGCAGGGCCGGCACGTCAAGCAGTCCGGCGGCCACGGTCAGTTCGCGGTCTGCCATCTCGAGGTCGCCCCGGGCGAGCCCGGCAGCGGCATCGTCTTCACCGAGCGCGTCGTCGGCGGTGCCGTGCCGAGGGGGTACATCCCGAGCGTCGAGAAGGGTGCCCGCGCCCAGCTCGCCTCCGGGCTGCTCGCCGGCTGGCCGGTCGTCGACGTCGTCGTCACCCTCACCGACGGCAAGGCGCACAGCGTCGACAGCAGCGACCAGGCCTTCCAGACCGCAGCCGGCCTGGCCCTGCGCGAGCTGGCGTCGGCCGAGGTGATGACGCTGCTCGAGCCGGTCGACGAGGTGCAGATCGTCGTGGACAGCGAGCACGTCGGCGCGGTCCTCACCGACCTCGGCGGACGCCGGGCGCAGATCCTGGGCACCGACGCGGAGGACGACGAGGGCCTGCGGACCCGGGTCGACGCGCTCGTGCCCCAGCTCGAGCTCGTCGACTACCCGATCGCGCTGCGCAGCGTCGCCCACGGCACCGCTGAGCTGCGACGCAGCCCGCACGGCTACGAGCCGATGCCCGAGCGTCTGGCGGCGGAGCACGCCGGCAGCGGCTGA